From a single Paenibacillus sp. FSL W8-0426 genomic region:
- a CDS encoding DUF4003 family protein, giving the protein MQQQHEARVELFVSNTQAIKKEFKWQNAILHRLAALLFASENRTADCEAIRHNLERIKESTRLFSAFRGNSSLTLAAFLSLAPDQETRLTDTLSVYDQMKEIKFRTSDYLVIAAHQIAAHAPKERFDAVIRRAKTFYDRMKAEHAFLTGQDDYIFAAMLALSELEPEASVIRMEELYAELRREFPIGNGLQALTQVLTLGEDSAHAGTRLLELKDAFRQRSLRMDKGDLLPTLGVLSLLPVKQDTLVDDVSRTFDELRTRKGFGTWSVTKQELLLFSAALAAVNHVEDLRSGVLATSLSTSITTMLIAQQAAMAAAAAGAAAAAASSSSH; this is encoded by the coding sequence ATGCAGCAGCAGCATGAGGCGCGAGTCGAGCTGTTCGTTTCCAATACCCAGGCCATCAAAAAAGAGTTCAAATGGCAGAACGCGATTCTTCATCGCTTGGCTGCCCTGTTATTTGCTTCCGAAAACAGAACCGCCGACTGCGAAGCCATCCGGCACAATCTGGAGCGAATCAAGGAAAGCACTCGCCTGTTCTCGGCATTCAGGGGCAATTCATCGCTAACGCTAGCCGCGTTTCTCTCCCTTGCGCCGGATCAGGAAACCCGGCTCACCGATACGTTATCGGTCTACGACCAGATGAAGGAAATCAAATTCAGAACGTCGGATTATTTGGTCATCGCAGCCCACCAGATTGCCGCACATGCCCCGAAGGAGCGGTTCGATGCCGTCATCCGGCGGGCCAAAACGTTCTACGACCGGATGAAAGCGGAGCATGCCTTCCTCACGGGACAGGACGATTACATTTTCGCGGCCATGCTTGCCCTTTCCGAGCTTGAGCCTGAAGCCTCCGTGATCCGCATGGAGGAGCTGTATGCCGAACTGCGGCGCGAGTTCCCGATCGGCAATGGCCTGCAGGCCCTGACCCAGGTATTGACGCTTGGCGAAGATTCGGCGCATGCCGGAACCAGGCTGCTCGAATTGAAAGACGCTTTCCGCCAGCGCAGCTTGCGGATGGATAAAGGAGATTTGCTGCCTACCTTGGGCGTGCTTTCTCTGCTGCCGGTTAAACAGGATACGCTGGTGGATGACGTAAGCCGGACCTTTGACGAGCTGCGCACGCGGAAAGGGTTCGGCACCTGGTCGGTCACCAAGCAGGAACTGCTGCTGTTTTCGGCTGCCCTCGCGGCCGTCAACCATGTCGAAGACCTGCGCAGCGGCGTGCTTGCGACAAGCTTGTCGACCAGCATTACGACGATGCTTATCGCGCAGCAGGCCGCCATGGCCGCAGCTGCCGCCGGGGCTGCAGCTGCGGCAGCATCGTCCAGCAGCCACTGA
- a CDS encoding glycoside hydrolase family 88 protein — MIQLKYDREQILGVIDSVAKKTLAMDLTWEWPCGVAYYGVSRAYQTTGNQEYLDKLVQWTDEYIELGLPSWTVNTCAMGHMLITLYEETGDEKYWNIALSKVDYIRNHALRFGDSVLQHTVSVANDFPEQAWADTLFMAAFFLLRVGSKLNDQDIIQDALNQYYWHIKYLQDPGTGFWYHGYNNVNKDHMSGFFWGRANAWGAYTMSQVKPLLKDWYLYPQCMDVECSLRDQLAALKTVQTENGLWRTVLDDEESYEEVSASCGIAAAMINNGNPLHTKYAQKALEGILNNITEDGRVLGVSGGTAVMKDREGYRNIPKDWIQGWGQGLALAFLSDMLRK, encoded by the coding sequence ATGATTCAATTGAAATATGATCGCGAGCAAATTCTGGGTGTCATCGACAGCGTCGCCAAAAAAACGCTGGCGATGGATTTAACGTGGGAATGGCCATGCGGGGTTGCGTATTACGGCGTATCGAGAGCCTACCAGACGACAGGGAACCAGGAGTATTTGGACAAGCTTGTCCAGTGGACGGACGAATACATCGAGCTGGGTTTGCCGAGCTGGACGGTCAATACGTGTGCGATGGGCCACATGCTGATCACGCTGTACGAAGAGACCGGTGACGAAAAGTATTGGAATATCGCACTGAGCAAAGTGGATTACATCCGCAACCATGCTCTCCGTTTCGGAGACAGCGTGCTGCAGCACACCGTTTCGGTTGCCAACGATTTTCCGGAACAGGCTTGGGCGGACACCTTGTTCATGGCGGCGTTTTTCCTGCTTCGCGTCGGCAGCAAATTGAACGATCAGGACATCATTCAGGATGCCTTGAACCAATATTACTGGCACATCAAATATTTGCAGGACCCGGGCACCGGCTTCTGGTACCATGGCTACAACAATGTGAACAAAGACCACATGTCCGGCTTTTTCTGGGGAAGAGCGAACGCTTGGGGCGCCTACACGATGTCTCAAGTCAAACCGCTGCTGAAGGACTGGTATTTGTATCCGCAATGCATGGACGTGGAGTGTTCGCTGCGGGACCAGCTGGCCGCCCTGAAGACGGTTCAGACGGAGAACGGGTTGTGGCGCACCGTATTGGATGACGAAGAATCCTACGAAGAAGTATCCGCTTCTTGCGGCATCGCGGCTGCGATGATCAACAACGGCAATCCATTACATACGAAGTACGCCCAAAAGGCGCTGGAAGGCATTTTGAACAACATTACCGAAGACGGCCGCGTACTGGGCGTATCGGGCGGAACGGCCGTAATGAAAGACCGGGAAGGCTATCGCAACATTCCGAAAGACTGGATTCAGGGCTGGGGACAGGGCCTGGCACTCGCATTTTTGTCCGACATGCTGAGAAAATAG
- a CDS encoding class I SAM-dependent methyltransferase: MSNIIDYYSQFDEWGRLEREPLEFRINWHYMRQFLPESGRVLDNGAGPGKYAMELARHGCQVTLCDLTPRLVEIAEAKADELGLRERFDGFLVRNAVNLEGLPDERFDASLMMGPLYHLQQEDDRARAVQELYRVTKKGGIIFAAFQSTMRMTLNALQQPQHWKPLERMESIRAFRSSGVFDHADEGRFTGAYYFDVHEIRPFMESHGFETLELIGSSSIGHLLSREQQHYWEERGESAELLELLVEAAKDPSILGVSSHLLYIGRKK, from the coding sequence ATGAGCAATATTATCGATTATTATTCGCAATTTGACGAGTGGGGCAGGCTGGAGCGCGAGCCGCTGGAGTTTCGCATCAACTGGCATTACATGAGGCAGTTCTTGCCCGAGTCGGGACGCGTTCTCGATAATGGCGCAGGGCCGGGAAAATATGCGATGGAGCTTGCCCGGCATGGCTGCCAAGTGACGCTCTGCGACTTGACGCCGCGGCTGGTGGAGATCGCGGAAGCAAAGGCCGACGAACTGGGGCTCCGCGAACGGTTCGATGGTTTCCTTGTCCGCAATGCCGTCAACCTTGAAGGGCTGCCGGATGAGCGCTTTGATGCGTCGTTGATGATGGGGCCGCTGTACCATTTGCAACAGGAAGATGACCGTGCCCGGGCCGTGCAGGAGTTGTACCGCGTCACCAAAAAAGGAGGCATCATATTTGCGGCGTTCCAGAGCACGATGCGCATGACGCTGAACGCGCTGCAGCAGCCGCAGCATTGGAAGCCGCTGGAACGGATGGAGTCCATCCGGGCATTCCGCAGCTCGGGCGTTTTCGATCATGCCGATGAAGGGCGATTCACCGGCGCCTATTATTTCGACGTGCACGAGATTCGGCCGTTTATGGAGAGCCATGGCTTCGAAACGCTGGAGCTGATCGGCTCATCCAGCATCGGCCATCTGCTGAGCCGGGAGCAGCAGCATTATTGGGAGGAACGGGGCGAATCCGCCGAGCTGCTGGAGCTGCTGGTCGAAGCGGCCAAAGATCCGTCCATACTGGGCGTGTCCTCCCATTTGCTGTACATTGGTAGAAAGAAATGA
- a CDS encoding GNAT family N-acetyltransferase — protein sequence MITYRFLAGTSIEVLHEAFLNAFADYQVNMDMPLGKFGEMLRRRGYEENVSMGAFAGETLVGFVLNGLRNWHGQTTAYDLGTGVLQEYRRQGLTNEMLKRVSARLKADSIGGYLLEVLTTNASAVDLYVKQGFVKTRTLSCYRLERSRHIVRATWAIREVEPFDPERFAPFADFDPSWQNASDSINAVPEVFRYAAALDGDKVVGYGVIDPRSGDVPQMAVHPDYRRRGIGASLLDWLVHIAEAPRISVLNIEKDCRSMNVFLKAAGFEVFAEQYEMLRTDPQK from the coding sequence ATGATTACGTACCGTTTTCTCGCAGGGACAAGCATTGAGGTTCTGCATGAGGCGTTTCTAAACGCCTTTGCCGATTATCAGGTGAACATGGACATGCCCTTGGGCAAATTCGGCGAGATGCTTCGCAGAAGAGGATACGAAGAAAATGTATCGATGGGAGCCTTCGCTGGCGAAACGTTGGTGGGGTTCGTGTTAAACGGGCTGCGGAACTGGCACGGGCAAACGACCGCCTACGATTTAGGCACCGGGGTACTGCAGGAATACCGCAGGCAAGGCTTGACCAACGAGATGCTGAAGCGGGTGAGCGCCAGGTTGAAGGCCGATTCCATAGGCGGTTACTTGCTGGAGGTGCTGACCACCAACGCGTCTGCAGTTGATTTGTATGTCAAGCAGGGTTTTGTCAAGACCAGAACGTTGAGTTGTTACCGTTTGGAGCGAAGCCGGCATATCGTACGAGCGACATGGGCGATCCGCGAGGTGGAGCCGTTTGATCCGGAGCGATTCGCGCCGTTTGCTGATTTTGATCCTTCCTGGCAAAATGCGTCTGACTCCATTAACGCCGTTCCGGAAGTTTTTCGTTATGCAGCGGCGTTGGATGGGGATAAGGTCGTTGGTTACGGGGTCATCGATCCCCGGTCGGGAGATGTTCCCCAAATGGCGGTACATCCGGATTACCGGCGCCGGGGGATTGGCGCGAGCCTGCTGGATTGGCTGGTCCACATCGCGGAAGCGCCAAGGATCAGCGTGCTGAACATAGAGAAGGATTGCCGCTCCATGAACGTTTTTTTGAAGGCGGCGGGATTTGAGGTATTTGCGGAGCAGTACGAGATGCTGCGGACCGATCCGCAAAAATGA
- a CDS encoding aminoglycoside 6-adenylyltransferase, translating into MRTEQEMFDLILGVARKDERIRAVYMNGSRTNANVPKDIFQDYDIVYVVTETSSFIQDVTWVDVFGDRIMMQEPDKNDLPIGMDLDVQRSYGYLMLFADGNRIDLHIETKEAMLDRYGSDKLTVPLLDKDGCLPAIPAPTDQDYHVKKPTEALYLGCCNDFWWCLQNVAKGIWRDELPYAKQMFETVIRPRLDQMVSWWVGTKQDFQVSVGKMGKYTKTYLPASYWQMYEQTYSNSDDEKMWGSVSAACALFRLLAREVAGHLGYVYNEADDIHMSKYLEHVRNLPRDAKGIY; encoded by the coding sequence GTGAGAACGGAACAGGAGATGTTTGACTTGATTTTGGGCGTTGCCCGAAAGGATGAACGGATTCGTGCCGTGTACATGAACGGATCGCGTACGAATGCGAACGTGCCGAAAGATATATTCCAGGATTACGACATCGTGTACGTCGTCACGGAAACGTCTTCTTTTATACAGGATGTCACGTGGGTCGACGTATTCGGTGACCGTATCATGATGCAGGAGCCTGACAAAAACGACCTGCCGATCGGCATGGACCTGGATGTTCAACGTTCATACGGATATTTGATGTTGTTTGCGGACGGCAACCGGATCGACCTTCACATCGAAACGAAAGAAGCGATGCTTGACCGATACGGCAGCGACAAGCTGACCGTCCCGCTGCTGGACAAGGATGGCTGCCTGCCGGCCATTCCTGCTCCGACGGATCAGGATTATCATGTAAAGAAGCCTACGGAGGCGTTGTATCTGGGCTGCTGCAATGATTTCTGGTGGTGTCTGCAAAATGTGGCCAAAGGCATCTGGCGTGATGAATTGCCCTATGCGAAACAAATGTTCGAAACCGTCATCAGACCACGCTTGGATCAAATGGTGTCTTGGTGGGTGGGCACGAAACAGGATTTCCAGGTTTCCGTCGGCAAAATGGGGAAATACACGAAAACGTATTTGCCGGCATCGTATTGGCAGATGTACGAGCAGACGTATTCAAACAGCGACGATGAGAAGATGTGGGGGTCCGTCTCTGCGGCATGCGCATTGTTCAGGCTGCTTGCGAGAGAAGTGGCCGGGCATTTGGGCTACGTCTACAACGAAGCGGATGATATCCATATGAGCAAGTACCTGGAGCATGTAAGAAATTTACCGCGGGATGCGAAAGGAATCTATTGA
- a CDS encoding DNA alkylation repair protein has protein sequence MNLEEVMQELEALGKERTKKIYMSNGAHEPLFGVATGAMKPIARKIKKDQALAEQLYATGNYDAMYFAGVIADPQAMTEADFDRWIADAYFYMISDYIVAVTLSETDIAQEVADKWIASGEELKMSAGWSCYCWLLGNRPDSEFSESKLSGMLANVQETIHQSPERTRYAMNNFVYTVAVSYVPLHEKAVETAKAIGPVEVQKDKPKSKFLNASENIQKAVDKNQLGFKRKYVRC, from the coding sequence ATGAATTTGGAAGAAGTGATGCAGGAGCTTGAGGCGCTGGGAAAGGAACGCACTAAAAAAATATATATGTCGAACGGTGCGCACGAACCGCTTTTTGGCGTAGCAACCGGAGCGATGAAACCGATCGCCCGCAAAATCAAAAAGGACCAGGCATTAGCCGAGCAGTTATACGCCACAGGGAACTATGACGCAATGTATTTTGCGGGCGTCATTGCCGATCCCCAAGCGATGACGGAGGCGGATTTCGACCGCTGGATCGCGGACGCTTATTTTTATATGATCTCCGATTACATCGTGGCCGTGACGCTGTCCGAGACGGATATTGCGCAGGAAGTGGCGGACAAATGGATTGCCAGCGGCGAAGAGCTGAAAATGTCGGCAGGCTGGAGCTGTTACTGCTGGCTGCTCGGCAACCGCCCGGACAGCGAATTTTCGGAAAGCAAGCTGAGCGGGATGCTGGCCAATGTGCAGGAGACGATCCATCAATCTCCCGAACGAACCCGGTATGCGATGAACAATTTCGTATATACCGTGGCCGTTTCCTACGTTCCGCTGCATGAGAAGGCTGTGGAAACGGCGAAAGCCATCGGTCCGGTCGAAGTTCAAAAGGACAAGCCCAAGAGCAAGTTCCTGAATGCTTCCGAAAACATTCAAAAAGCGGTGGACAAAAATCAGCTTGGCTTCAAACGCAAATATGTAAGATGCTAA
- a CDS encoding AraC family transcriptional regulator: protein MPKPKKPVIEYRHYSLPIDFPVLLLSGERWKISDIRSEHLHFHNHLEIGICYSDGGFMDIKGESVPFQAGDVTFIPRYLPHTTYSSQGMASLWSYIFFSPEDLFKHSLKNAYSDFEPNLWAVQGTNCILSKDRYPKVHALATSAVEELKQRNAYYQESAYGLLLSLYIELLRIHSSSGPWTEHESESRPKGDLVITPALEHIAKNYMSPMTVDDLADLCHLSTTHFRRKFHDIMGTAPLDFLNSTRIEEACKQLKSSDASILSISEQVGFRSISSFNRCFSKLMGESPKQWRKGAQSEAQSAKASILEFTGWV from the coding sequence ATGCCCAAACCGAAAAAACCCGTCATCGAATATCGCCACTATAGCCTGCCCATCGATTTTCCGGTTCTGCTGTTAAGCGGGGAACGCTGGAAGATTTCCGATATCCGAAGCGAGCATCTCCATTTCCATAACCATCTCGAGATCGGCATCTGTTATTCGGATGGCGGCTTCATGGACATCAAAGGGGAATCCGTTCCCTTCCAAGCCGGCGATGTCACCTTCATTCCCAGATACCTTCCTCATACGACGTACAGCTCGCAGGGCATGGCCAGCCTCTGGTCCTACATCTTTTTTTCGCCTGAAGACCTCTTCAAGCACTCATTGAAAAACGCCTACAGCGACTTCGAGCCGAATCTGTGGGCGGTGCAAGGAACGAACTGCATTTTGAGCAAAGACCGATATCCCAAAGTCCATGCGCTCGCCACCTCGGCCGTGGAGGAACTGAAGCAGCGGAATGCCTACTACCAGGAGAGCGCCTACGGTTTGTTGCTGTCCTTGTACATCGAACTCCTTCGCATCCATTCCAGCAGCGGCCCGTGGACAGAGCACGAATCGGAATCCCGCCCGAAGGGCGATTTGGTCATTACTCCAGCGCTCGAACACATCGCCAAAAACTACATGTCTCCCATGACCGTCGACGATCTGGCTGACCTCTGCCATTTGAGCACGACCCATTTCCGCAGAAAATTCCATGACATCATGGGCACGGCGCCGCTTGATTTCCTCAACAGCACCCGCATCGAAGAGGCGTGCAAACAGTTGAAAAGCTCGGACGCCTCCATTCTGTCGATCTCCGAGCAAGTCGGCTTTCGTTCCATTTCCAGCTTTAACCGCTGCTTCTCCAAGCTTATGGGCGAATCGCCCAAACAATGGCGCAAAGGGGCCCAATCCGAGGCGCAATCCGCGAAAGCGTCCATTCTGGAATTCACGGGCTGGGTGTAA
- a CDS encoding ABC transporter permease — MTKLAVKLLRDVKQSFVQCTALALVVAVGAFFYAGLNSYSTEQRAYIEAYFTQHNRSDLNVVYDHISKEDAARLSQLEGIERIEARYTTDATQHVEGDKTSLKIHSIPADNRINTPKIIEGRIPQQKNEIIVDAHYAQAHHYQVGETIHLVANERELAFTISGLVENVEYVKKNATQDHTAYGFAYIPEEAIAEASGTGRLYYNELLVDASEGYDVDQLGQVIEGQSQNLSYLDQLSKERSFGYAQIHQTIYNNGMMSKVIPLVLFLISAIILFLTMSRTIDSQRHQIGIMKALGVKDRNIMLHYMGYPVLISIAGSVMGCVIAAAVFIPLVTASSARSYALPGISYSLSFFSLIPPMLISALFGLLSVYFSGRSILRERAAQAMRPKPPRTMKKLFIERFPGLWRRTSYSHKLILRNLFLNKRKALASSIGIVASTVLLITALGTQAALQKIADQIEKVHTYDFKVDYKADSSADTVQLPSGIKHHYFLSALPVELVKGNEKENATLMATEKENSLIHFYDEHGNEIFLEDHGALVPKSYADRYNITEGDTIQFKLTEPKYRNQTVDMQVLKISDQYNNPAFYVTPAYLDSLNISYSPTSLLVQSDHVSNLAGIRSFFEQNQQVESIADKTDLKTSAEYIIKQNRFMFIMFIISAVLLSFGAVYTISSINIYERKRELATLKVLGYPKHKINRLIFAENGILTAFAVIAAMPVGIYFYAIVVKALSSTHQQIPDQLSPSVILVSALFAFLLTALCSLLLRVKVTKINMIESLKSIE; from the coding sequence ATGACGAAATTAGCCGTGAAGCTGCTCAGGGACGTTAAACAATCATTCGTTCAATGTACCGCTTTGGCGTTGGTGGTCGCGGTGGGGGCGTTTTTCTATGCGGGGTTAAACAGCTACAGCACAGAGCAGCGTGCTTATATCGAAGCTTATTTCACGCAGCATAATCGAAGTGATTTGAACGTGGTTTACGATCATATTTCCAAAGAAGACGCCGCTCGGCTAAGCCAATTGGAAGGCATCGAGCGTATCGAAGCACGGTACACTACGGACGCAACGCAGCATGTCGAAGGGGATAAAACTTCGTTGAAGATCCATTCGATTCCCGCGGACAACCGGATCAATACCCCTAAGATCATCGAGGGGCGCATCCCCCAACAGAAAAACGAGATCATCGTGGATGCCCACTATGCCCAAGCGCATCATTATCAGGTCGGCGAGACGATTCATTTGGTGGCGAACGAAAGAGAGCTTGCGTTTACGATCAGCGGTTTGGTCGAAAATGTGGAATATGTGAAAAAAAATGCGACGCAAGACCATACCGCCTACGGATTTGCTTATATTCCAGAAGAAGCGATCGCCGAGGCTTCGGGTACAGGCCGCCTGTATTATAACGAATTGCTCGTTGATGCCAGCGAAGGCTATGACGTGGATCAGTTGGGCCAGGTCATCGAAGGACAATCCCAAAATCTTTCCTACTTGGACCAATTAAGCAAAGAGCGATCATTCGGTTACGCTCAGATTCATCAAACGATTTACAACAATGGCATGATGAGCAAGGTGATCCCTTTAGTCCTCTTTTTGATCTCAGCCATCATTCTGTTTCTTACGATGTCCAGGACGATCGATTCGCAGCGGCATCAAATCGGGATTATGAAAGCCTTGGGGGTCAAGGACAGAAATATCATGCTTCACTACATGGGATACCCCGTGCTCATAAGCATCGCAGGTTCGGTCATGGGATGTGTCATCGCCGCTGCGGTGTTCATTCCATTGGTAACGGCGTCCAGTGCAAGGTCTTATGCATTGCCTGGCATCTCCTATTCACTTTCATTCTTCTCGCTTATACCGCCCATGCTGATCTCCGCTTTGTTCGGGCTCCTGTCCGTGTACTTCAGCGGTAGAAGCATCCTGAGAGAGCGTGCAGCCCAAGCGATGCGTCCCAAACCGCCAAGAACGATGAAAAAGCTGTTTATCGAACGTTTTCCGGGGTTGTGGCGCCGGACGTCCTACAGCCATAAGCTCATTTTGAGAAATTTGTTTTTAAATAAACGAAAAGCGCTGGCCAGCTCCATCGGCATCGTTGCAAGCACCGTGCTGTTAATCACTGCATTAGGGACGCAGGCTGCCTTGCAAAAAATAGCCGACCAAATCGAAAAGGTACACACCTATGACTTCAAGGTCGATTATAAGGCGGATTCGTCTGCGGATACGGTGCAGCTGCCCTCCGGCATCAAACACCATTATTTTTTGTCCGCCCTGCCTGTTGAATTGGTAAAAGGGAATGAGAAGGAAAATGCCACGTTGATGGCAACGGAGAAAGAGAACTCTCTCATTCATTTCTATGACGAACACGGCAATGAAATTTTTCTGGAGGATCACGGGGCGCTTGTGCCCAAATCCTATGCAGATCGTTATAACATTACAGAAGGAGACACCATCCAGTTCAAGCTCACAGAACCGAAGTATCGGAACCAGACCGTGGATATGCAGGTTCTAAAGATTTCAGACCAATATAACAACCCGGCCTTTTACGTCACGCCAGCGTATTTGGACAGTTTGAACATCAGCTACAGCCCGACCTCGCTTTTGGTTCAAAGCGATCATGTTTCGAATCTTGCCGGCATCCGCAGCTTCTTTGAACAGAATCAGCAGGTGGAGAGCATTGCGGACAAGACGGACTTAAAGACATCGGCGGAATATATCATCAAACAAAACCGCTTTATGTTCATCATGTTTATCATCAGTGCCGTTCTGCTCTCCTTCGGCGCCGTATACACGATATCTTCCATCAACATTTACGAGCGGAAACGCGAGCTTGCCACGCTGAAGGTATTGGGTTACCCCAAACATAAAATAAACAGGCTTATCTTTGCGGAAAACGGGATATTAACCGCCTTTGCGGTCATTGCCGCCATGCCGGTGGGCATTTATTTTTATGCCATCGTGGTAAAGGCGCTGTCGAGCACCCATCAACAAATTCCGGATCAGTTGAGCCCTTCCGTCATACTGGTTTCCGCCCTCTTTGCCTTTTTGTTAACCGCGTTATGCAGCTTGTTGCTCAGGGTAAAAGTGACGAAAATCAATATGATTGAATCGTTGAAAAGTATCGAATAG
- a CDS encoding GNAT family N-acetyltransferase: MHYKQAMPHDYDLIMELWSKSVQATHPFVRAEDLRQIHGEIPAYLPHLDVRLWYADNDVCIGFSGVQGHHLEMLFLDPEYTGRGYGTQIMRRLVGESGVTSVDVNKDNGPAIAFYKKNGFAVVGEEPTDGEGRPYPILHMKRTTGMG; encoded by the coding sequence ATGCATTATAAACAAGCAATGCCGCATGATTATGATTTGATTATGGAGCTGTGGAGCAAGTCGGTACAGGCAACGCATCCATTTGTACGTGCGGAAGACCTTCGGCAAATTCACGGGGAAATCCCTGCATATCTACCTCATCTTGATGTACGGCTATGGTATGCGGACAACGATGTTTGCATCGGGTTTTCCGGCGTACAGGGACATCATCTGGAGATGCTGTTTCTGGACCCGGAGTACACCGGCAGAGGGTATGGAACGCAGATCATGCGACGTTTAGTCGGGGAATCCGGTGTGACGAGCGTCGATGTGAACAAAGACAACGGTCCTGCGATCGCGTTTTACAAGAAAAACGGATTTGCCGTGGTTGGCGAGGAGCCTACCGATGGAGAGGGACGTCCTTACCCCATATTGCATATGAAACGGACGACGGGCATGGGCTAA
- a CDS encoding phosphotransferase translates to MVYNEPTAMRSVLSPKYLKHVLGGQYSVGCWDNCTFWLRGLNDTYRVQTEKGIYILRVYRTEVTEADVQYELSVLSNLQSMLAASPYADVAEAITKTDESQHTVVHAPEGPRVAVLFRHVDGVENVLRDEASCHAFGQSAAELHAAMDRVEAELPRYDLDLRFLIDDPLERIVNYIGEQHAAAAFLRAFAEALKGRIVHAASQGGGLDWGLCHGDMHGNNNAFQQGGKYVHYDFEWSAMGWRAYDLAQVKIRKRQAEEDKPTLWQAFMAGYRSVRDFSAADEQAVDLFAIARRFWVMGLDVAFIESDMGALDYGEDWLNDFVEEFRSTNIVQEPGHSNPLS, encoded by the coding sequence ATGGTGTATAACGAACCAACGGCTATGCGATCCGTGCTTAGCCCCAAGTATCTGAAACATGTTCTGGGTGGACAGTACAGCGTTGGGTGCTGGGATAACTGCACTTTTTGGCTGCGCGGATTAAACGATACGTATCGCGTTCAGACGGAGAAAGGGATATATATCCTCCGCGTATACCGTACCGAAGTGACGGAGGCGGATGTCCAATATGAGCTGTCTGTATTGTCTAACCTGCAATCCATGCTTGCGGCATCGCCGTATGCCGATGTGGCTGAAGCCATAACCAAAACAGACGAGAGCCAGCATACCGTGGTACATGCCCCCGAAGGGCCTCGCGTGGCCGTCTTGTTCCGCCATGTGGACGGGGTGGAGAACGTGCTGCGGGACGAGGCATCTTGTCATGCTTTCGGTCAGTCCGCCGCCGAACTGCACGCAGCGATGGATCGGGTGGAGGCGGAACTGCCGCGATACGATCTGGACCTGCGTTTTCTGATCGACGATCCGCTCGAACGGATCGTGAACTACATCGGGGAGCAGCATGCAGCGGCTGCCTTTCTCCGTGCGTTTGCGGAAGCTTTGAAAGGACGCATCGTCCATGCGGCCAGCCAAGGAGGCGGATTGGACTGGGGGCTGTGCCATGGCGACATGCACGGCAACAATAATGCGTTTCAGCAGGGCGGCAAGTACGTTCATTACGACTTCGAGTGGTCGGCGATGGGATGGCGTGCGTATGACCTTGCCCAGGTGAAAATTCGCAAGCGGCAAGCCGAGGAGGACAAGCCGACGCTCTGGCAGGCGTTCATGGCAGGGTACCGCTCCGTGCGCGATTTCTCTGCGGCAGATGAGCAAGCCGTCGACCTGTTTGCCATTGCCCGCAGATTTTGGGTTATGGGCCTCGATGTGGCATTTATCGAGAGCGACATGGGAGCACTCGACTATGGAGAGGATTGGCTGAACGACTTCGTGGAGGAATTCCGTAGTACGAATATCGTGCAGGAGCCAGGTCATTCAAACCCGTTGAGCTAA